The Micromonospora violae DNA segment CCGCCACCATCGCTCCGGAAGCCGCACCTCACGCAGGAACAGGCTGGACGCCCGGGTCACCGCGTGCACCGCCGCCCGGTCGTCGAGCGGGGCGCGGCTGCGGTCGGCCGGCTCGTTGATCGGGCTGCCCATCCCCTCGGTGACCACCCGCACCACCGACGCCGCCCGCCCGTACCTGTCGAATCCGGCCTCGTCATCGGGAACCGGAACCGCACCGCCGGCGCCGATCACCCCGATCGACCGGCGGGCCGCCGCCGCGAGCATCGCCGCGTCGGTCTCCCGGCGCCGCCGCACGGCGCTCAGCAAGGCCGCGTCGGCCTCCTCGATCCGGGTCTCCACCATCCGCAGCAGCCGGGCCACATGCTGGTCGACGGCCGACCGAAGCTGACCGTTGACCAGCAGGTCCCAGCTGCCGTGGCTCTCCACCGCGCACGGCGACTCGGCCACCACCCAGTCCCGCTCGGCGACCAGCAGCAACTCCCGCTCCCCCGACATCTCCGCCGGGCCACCGTCATTGCGTCGCAGTTGCCCACCGGCGCTGCGCAGCCACCACGCCCCGCCGGTGGAGGTGAGGGCACTCCCCTGCGCCAGCGAAATGATCTCGCGTCCGCGGAGGGTGGACGCCTGCCGGGGCGCCTGCCCGCGGCGCAACGCGTCAGCGACGGTGACCAGCACCCGGTCCACCGCTGCGACCAGCTCCACCGCGGCGGCCCGCGCCCGCAGCGACGCCCCCTCGTCCGCCACTCGACCGAGCCGAACATGCCGCTCCAGCACGGACAGGTCGCGCCGGGACAGCCCGCGCAACTCCGTACCGGGCAACGGCACCAGGATCAACTGCCACGCGCCGATCGCGGTGGACGTCGGCACCAGGCCACCCGCCGGCAGCCGGGCCACATGGTGCCGACGCGAGGGGCTGATCCCGGCCCGACGAACCGCGAACAGGTCGGCCTCACCTCCGGTCACCAGCCAGCCGGCCGCCGGGCCGTCCAGACGGCAGACCTGGCGTACGCCGTCCGAGCAGAAGCCGATCAGGCCGCCGGCCGACGGATCCTCCACCGCGCCACCCATCAGCGTCTCCTCGGATCGTCGTGGTCAGTGGTCCCGGACCAGGCGCGCGTACGCCCCGTCCTGAGCGACCAAGTGCTCGTGGGTGCCACGCTCCACCTCCCGACCGCCGTCCAGCACGACGATCAGGTCGCAGTCGCGGACCGTGGACAGGCGGTGGGCCACGATCAGGCAGGTCGCGCCCCGCCGGCGCAGGTGCCTGTCGATCCGGCGTTCGGTCTCGGCGTCCAGCGCGCTGGTGGCCTCGTCCAGCACCAGCACCCGGGGGTTGCGCACGAGCGCTCGGGCGATCTCCAGCCGTTGCCGCTGCCCTCCGGAGAAGTTGCGGGCGTTCTCCCGCACCGGGCTGCCGAGGCCACCTGGGCGGGCCGCGACCTCGTCGTAGAGGCACGCGTCGGTCAGCGCGGCGACGACGTCCTCATCGGCGACCGTGAGGTCCCACATGGTGACGTTGTCCCGCACCGTCCCCTCGAACAGCCGTTGGTCCTGGTCCACCATCGCGACGGTGGCCGCCCAGAGGCCGTCGTCGGCCGCGACCCGCTCAAGGCCGTCCACGGTGACCCGTCCGGTCCAGGGACGGTAGAGCCCGGCGACCAGCCGACCAACCGTCGACTTGCCACTGCCCGACCGCCCGACGAGCGCCACCCGGGCACCCGGCGGCAGGTCCAGGCTGAAGTTCTCCAGCAGCGGACGGCCCAACGGGTTGTAACCGAAGGTGACCTCCTCGATGCGCAGATGCCCCTCCATCGGTGCCACCGGGCGGGCGGATCGGTCCTGGGCCGAGGGCAGTGGGTACCGCTCCACGTCGCGCAGCCGGTTGAGGTCGGCGCTCATGTCCTGCAACCGCGAACCCAGCGCGGTCAGATTGCCCAACGGACGGTTCATGGCGGCCGCCAGGCTCTGCATGCCGACCAGCACGCCGACGCTCATCGCCTCTGCCACGACCTGTCGGCTGCCCAGCCCCAGCAGCACCGCTGTGGTCGCCGAGGCGAGCAGCGCCGGCAGGACCGACAGCACCGCGGTGGGCACCCCCAGCCGCTGCTGCCGGGTGGCGACGGTGGCATGGCGCGCGGCGAACCGGGCCACCGCGCGCTCCTCCTCCCCGCCGGCCTTCACCGTCTCGATCATCTGAACCGTGGTGTAGACGGTCGTCACCAACTTGCTGCGATCTGCCTGAAGGCCGGCGACAGCGGTGGACCGGGTCGACGCGACATAGCGCAGCACGCTGACGTTCAGCCCGGCGAGGACCACCGCGCACAGCCCGAGCAGCAGGTCGTACTGGCAGAGCAGAGCCCCGTACGCCAGCACCAGGCCGGTGTCCACCACAGTGGTGGCCGTCCGGCGGGTGAGCACCTCGGCGACCACCTCGTTGCCCCGGACCCGCTGGCTGAGGTCGGCGGCCTGCCGCTGGTCGAAGAAGGTCGGCGGCAGCCGCAGCAGATGTCGGAAGAACCGGGCGGCGCTGGAGAGGGCGAGCGCCGTCTCCGCGCGTACGGTCAGGCGTTGCTGAAGCAGGCTGGCCAGGAAGGTCAGCACGGTGGCCACCGCCACCGCCGCCACCAGGCCGGCGAACGCGGCCCGATCCTCCTGCAGCAGCACCCGGTCGACGAAGACCTTGGCCATCACCGGGATGGTCAGACCGACCACGGCGATCAGCAGGCCGAGCAGCAACATCTGCGCGATCGCCGAACCCGGGCCGCGCCACCGCTCGGCCAGCGCCCGCACCAGCCGGTAGCGGGTGCCGCCGGGTCGGAACTCGGGGCCGGGCTCCATGGTGAGCACGATGCCGGTGAAGGCGCCGTCGAACTCCTCCCAGCTCACCGCGCGGGGACCGGTGGCCGGATCGTTGATGAAGACCTTACGGCCGAGCCCTTCCAGCACCACGAAGTGCTCGAACCGCCAGAACAGCACCGCCGGCAGCGCCACGGTGGCCAGGCCGGCCAGGTCCATCTGGAAACCCTTGGCCACCATCCCGTACCGGCGGGCACCCTTGAGCACGGTGGCCGCGGTGGAGCCGTCCCGGCTGACGCCGCACACCCGGCGCAGCTCCTCCAGGGGCACGTGCCGACCGTGGTGCGCGAGCAGGATGCCCAACGCGGCGGCACCGCACTCCACCGCCTCCATCTGGATCAGGGTGGGGGTACGGACCCGTCGACGCCGGATCCTGGGCAGCTCCGGCGCTGCGCTGGCGGCGGTCGTCGGCGCGCTCATCGCCGCAGCAACCAGTCGATCGGGTGTTCCCGGTCCACTGTGAACCACGCGGTGACCTCGCTGGCCGAGTTGAGCTGGAACGGCGGCGGGGACTTGGTCCAGCGCAGACCGCCCGGGGCGGCCGGGTCGGGCTCCAGGGCCACCGTCACCCGCACCACGCTGCCCCGGGCGAGCAGCCGCCGGACGTCCGGCCCGGTGCCCAGGAAGGCGCGCAGCGAGGCCTCGGTCTCCGGGAAGGCGCCGACCGTGGTGACCTGGCCGGCCAGGGTGCCGAACACGTTGCGCGGCGCGGCGGCGGCGGCCACCTCGACGGACACGCCGGGTTGCAGCAGTGGGGCGGCGACGGCGGGCGCGTAGACGACGGCCTGCAACGCGTCGCCTGCGGTGTCGAGCCGTTCCAGGTCGGCCAGGTGTGTCCCCGGGGTGACGATCTCACCTTCCGAGACCAGCCAGGCGACGACGTACGCGTCACCCGGCGCGGTCTCCACCCGCACCTTGCCGTCCGTGGTGCGCAGGCTGTAGAGGGGCATGCCCTTCGGCACCCGCTGGTGCGGTGACGCCCACACCTTGGTGACCTGACCGGCGTCGAGCGCGTCGAGCGCGGAGATCCCGTTCGAGTGGATCAGCACCCCGGCCGCCTCGACGGTCCGGGGCACCACCGTACGCACCGACCAGACCCCCGCGGCGACCACGACGATGACCAGCGCGGTGGTGGCCAGCCAGTTCGGCACGGTGGTCAGCCGGACCGCCCGGTCCAGTTGCTCGGGCGCCTCCAACTGGCGCAGCGCCTGCCGTCGGAACTTCATGGCCGGCTCCGCGCCGCGTCCGGGCCGGTGGCTCGGCACGAGCCGAGCAGGAAGTCGGCCACGCTCGGCTCGACCAGCGGGTCGAGCCCGGACAGCTCGGCGAAGGCCTGGGAGTCCCCGGCTCCGAGTGCACACGGTGCCAACCCCATGGCGGTGGCCACAAGGTACATCTGCTGGGTCAGCACACCCGCGTCCTTGAGAATCATGGCGTAGCTCATCCCTTCGTACTTCCACATGAGCCGCTGGACCCGGGCGGTGACCACCAGGACCGTCTGCGGCGGCCGAGGTAGCGCGCCGGACGCCCGGGCGTACGCCAGCAGCCGGTCGGCGGCCGCTCCCCAGGCGGCGACCGGCTCCAGCCGGTGCCCGACCGGGTCGTAGTGGTAGAGCCCCGGATCGAGCCCGGCGCAGCGCGCGACCAGTGGATAAATCTCCAGCTCGTAGACGCCGCCGCCGCCCGGGTAGGGCCGGTGGCCGACCTCCTGCCCGCCGGCCTCGCCGACGGCGGTGGTGTGCTGCGACCGGTAGAGGAATTCCGCCAGCCGGTCCAGGGGCAGCGGCGCCGCGTCGTCGTGGTCGCGCACGCTGCGCCGGTCCGCGACGACCTGGCTGAACGAGGGGTCCGCCTTGGCGATCGGCGCCAGGTCCGGCAGTGGCAGTTCGACCGCCCGGCTCCCGTCGTACGGGCGGCGCAGCGGTTGGGGGGCGAAGCGCTCCCGCATCCGGTAGGTGCCGCCCACCGGCAGCGCGTGCCGGCCGGCGCGGGAGCGGTGGTGCAGCCGCAACTCCTCCGGCGACCAGTAGGCCAGCGGCGCCTCGTCGCACTCCGCCTCGAACTCGGCGTCGGTGACCAGGACCCGGGCGGTGGCCAGCTCGTCGAGCACCCGTCCGGCGACGTCCAGCGGCACGCCGAGGGTGCGGGCCACCGCGTCGGGTCCGACGCCCGGCACGGCGGCGGCCAGCACCGCACCGAGGGCGGCGTCGGCGCACCCGACGACGAGGGTGCTCAGCGGCGACGCGGCCACCAGCATGCCCCGTTCGTGCTGAAGGGTGGCGAAGCGGGAGAGCCGGTAGCGGACCCCGGGGGTGTGCAGGCGAGTCTCCGGCAGACTGCCCCGGCCCAGGCCGGTGGGCACCAGGTCGAGCAGTGGCCGATCGTCGACCTGGACGCGGCGCTCCAGCCAGGAGTGGGCGAGCAGCCGGCGCAGCAGCAACTGCGCGGGCAACACCCGGTTCTCCCCCTCCAGGCCGCTGATCAGCCGACCGACCTCGACGTCGTTGACCCAGTCGGCGGCGAGCCGCAGCAGCAGCGCCCGCCGGCCCATGCCCGGCTGCTCCAGGGTGAGCTGGAAGCGGGTCTGCCGCAGCGTCAGCGCGCCGTCCTCACCGAGCCGCAGCTCCGCGTCACGGCGCAGCCGGTACGACTCCTGAATCGGCGGACCGCCGACGGAGCCGCTCACGACGGTCGCCGACCGGCCGGGTCCACCACGGTGGTCATCCCCCACATCCTTCCCACGGTTCCGGGATCGCCGGCTAGAAGAAGACGTTCAGCGGGTTGGCCGACGTCTCGTCGACGGCCAACGGGCTGCGGCCGAGGTGAGCCGGCACGTCCCACAGCCGGCCGGGACCGAGCCGGCGCCAGAAGTGCCGCAGTCCCGGCACGACGACTTTCACCACCGCCAGGTCGACATCCGGACGGGACTGGTCGACGACGATCACCTCCAGGCCAGCACGCTCCGCCCGACGTACGCATCGACGCACGTCATCCCCGACGTCGCCGGTGGTCAGTGCCGGGTGGTCCGCCACGGTACGTGGCGGCCGGCTGGGATCCGGGGCCAGCCACTGCTGGTCGGCCACCCGCACGGTGCCGAACCAGCGCGCGGTGTCCGGGTCGTCGACGCCGTACCGGTTGCGGGTGGAGGCGGGCCCGGCGACGGCGGGCAGGAACTGATTCACCTCGGTGAGCGCCCGGGTCAGCGCGACCCGCGCGTCCAGGTGCGCGCCGAAGCCGACCAGGACGTCCTCCGGCCCGCCGTCGACCCGACGGGACACCGCGGCGAACGTGGGTACGCCCAGGTCGGCGGTCAGGTCGAGGGCCCACAGTTCGCGGCGCAGCGCGGTGGCGTGGTGGTCGACGCAGGCGGCCATCCACGGGTCGGCGAACGAGGCGAGCTCCACGCCAGGTATCCGGGATCGGTGGTACCACCACAGGGCCACGCTGTCGCGCTCCACGAGTTCGCAGAAGCCTTGCAGGATCGCCTCGGACAGGGTGTTGCCGGCCGCGCAGCCGTTCGAGTCGGCCGAGGACACTGCCAGCCCGGTCAGCTCCGGATGCCCATACCAGCAGTGCGCGGCGGGCAGCTCGCGCGGTGTCTCCCGGGTCAGCGACCAACCCGTGGTCCAGTCCAGCTCCACCTCGTCGGGCAGTGGGTGGGGAATGCGGTGCAGGTGGCCCAGGTCGCGGTTGAGCCGGTCCCGGTCGGCGTACTGGCGTTCCGAGAACAGCAGCAGCTCACGCAGGTGCACCGCGCGCTCCGGGCCCAACTGCTGGTAGGACGCCCGGTGCACCGGGCGGTCGCCACGCCACACCCCGCAGTAGCGCTCCACCGCCTCCCCGACCGCGCTCATCCGGGCCTGCAGGTCGGTCCGGCCCTTGCCGCCGCTCTGCCCGCGCAGATTGCGGCGCAATGCGGCGAGCTGGCGGGGCTGGGCGAAGTTGTGCCCGGCCGAGTAGGTGTGGGTGACCCCGTTGTCGGTCGCCTCCAGGGAGGTCAGCCTGCTCACCACACCCAGGTACCGGCTGACGTGGTGGGCGAGCGCGGCGTACGCCTCGGCGGGTTCCCTGGTGCGGGCGTCCCCGGCCCGACTGGGTTGGGTGCCGCTCGGTGGCAGGTCGATCCGTGGCTCGGCCTTGCGGACGAGGTCCGGGTCGCCGCAGGCGGGGCACTGCGGCTGGCGTACCAGTTGGTGGCTCTCGGTGCTCAGGTCCCGGGTGTCCAGGGCGACCAGCCGCCCGGTGAGTCGGGGCGACGCGCCGCGGACGGCGAGCACGGCGAGCTCGGCGGCGAGCAGCCCGGCGACCATGGTGGCGAGTCCGGGCAGGACCGCGCGGCCGGGCTGGGGCAGCGGAGCGGCCAGGTCCTGCCCGTCGAGGAAGGCGTTCACCTGTTCGTTCTCCTGCCAACGTTGCCGCAGGCAGGCCCAGCAGCCGGTGCGGCCCGGCACGAGGTGGGGGCCGAGGAAGACGACGTTGCCGTGTGGCCGGGCCAGGGTCCACGCGCGACCGGCGGCGAGCTGCCGGTCGTTGATCAGCGCCAGCCGAGGGTCGAGCATCGACGACGGCAGCACCAGCACCTGGGCGGTGGCCGGGCCGGGGTCCGGTGCGTCCGGCCCGACCACTGTCGGGGTGAGCCCGAGGGCGCGCAGCGCGTCGGCGGTCTCGACCACCCGGGGCGCGCCGAGGTCCACGATGGTGACCGGCCCCCCGGCCATCCACCGGCGGCCGGCGTCGGGCGGGACACCCCGGGCGTCCCAGCCTGCGGCTTCGGCTGCCGAGGTGTGCGCCGGGCCGGACACCAGAAGACCGTGGTCGCGCAGCCGGGCGAGGGCCGCGGCGACGGCGGCGACCGGGTGTCGGGTGGCCAGCCGAGCTACCACGTCGGCCAGCGACGCGTCCCCGTCGAGCTGGTCGGCCAGGTCCGCGGCGACCGGGTCGTCGATGAGGAGGCTGCGGGTCTCCCCCAACACCACCAGCGGGCCGTCAGGCAGCCGCACCGGCACGTAGTCCGTTCGGAAGCGCGGACGCCACATGGGTTCCTCCCGAGCCTGGTGGCCGGACCGACGGGTCCCGCCCTGATCACGGCTGCTGCCATCGTCGCGGTCCGGTGCGCCCCGATCCGAGGGATGCCATGGGTTTCTGCCGTCGCCGTGGAAGCTGCGCGGCAGGGGTCAGTCGACGGTGACGGTCAGGGCGGTGTCGTTGAGCCCCAGCACCGATGCGCCGACGGTCTGCGCCGGCACGAGCAGCACGAAGGTCTCCACCCGGGTGACCCGGATCGACTTTCCGGTGGCCGCCGTGCGGTGACCGGTGGCGATCAGGTCCGGGCTCTGTGGCTCCAGTCGGACGGTGGCGGGGCCGCCCGGCGCCGGGCGCAGGGTGTCGGTGGCGTGGATCGTCAGAAAGGTGAGCGTGCCGGTGGGCACCGCGACCGCGCAGTCGGACCATTCCGCCTTGTCCATCGTCCGCTGCACGGCCGCGCCGACACCGGAGAGCTGCTGCCCATAGACCTCCCAACCGCCGGCGAACTGGCCGTCGAGCAGCGGGCTCGACGTGACGAGGGACCGGTTGCCCGTCGTGGACCCGATGCTGCGGGCGAACACCTCGGCGGCAAGGGCACGGCGGCTGGTCTCGTCCAGGGCGGTGCCGCCGGCGGTGGCCGCCTGCCCGTCGATGCTCCTGGCCACCACCAGCGAAGGTTGGGTCACCTGGACGTTGTGGCTGAGCTTCCACTGGCCGTCGGCGCCGCGCACGAACTGGCTGACGTCGGTGGGTGCCAGCTCCGATCCGGTCAGCCGGAGAGTGGCGGTGGCGAGGAAACAGGACGGTTCACCAGGCGGCACCGCGAAGACCGGGTTGATGTGCTGGAAGGACGGCTGTGGACGCTGGTTGTACTCGGCCCGACGGATTGCGGCGATGCTGAGGTCCAGCGAGGGCGAAACCTCCTGGGCCCGCAGCGCCTCGACGTCACCGGCCACCGAGGCGGCCGAGTCGGCCTGGTCGAAGGCGGTGAGCACCAGCGCGGCCCGGTCCCGACCGAACGCGGCCGAACCGTGGGGCGCCGGGGTCGCCGCGTCCACCGGCTCGCCACCGCAGCCAGTCAGCACGAGCAGCGCCAGCGTGGCGGCGGCGAACGGCAGCGCCGGCACCGGCACCGGCACCGGCACCGGCACCGGCACGGCGAGGGTACGCGGGCTCCTGACGGACCTTCTGCGCAGCATCTCGTCCTCCATCCACCACCGGCCCACGGGAATCGCGCCGGATGCAGTCGAGTATGTGAGCGGCTGTCCGGCCAGGACGGTGGCGGCGCGGGCTCGTGCTGCGCGGCCTGTCGGCGTTGCACCGAACGACGCCATCCGGCCTGAATCGTCGTCACCGATCAGTGTCATCGACCCGGGCGACCCAGGCGACCAGACCCGATCGGGAGGCGACGCCCGCTTTACGGTAGATGCGGGTCAGGTGCGCCTCCACCGTGCGAGGGCTGATGTTCAGCTGCCGGCCGATCAGTCGGCTGGTGGCCCCGGTCGCTGCCAGCCGCGCGATGTGCCACTCCCGGTCGGTGAGGGCGGCGACCTCGCGCGGGCCGACCGGACGGGCCAGTCGCAGGCCGACCCGTTCCGTTCCGCACCAGGCGGCCAGTTCCAGCGCCCGGCGGCGGGCCCGCGCCGACACAGCGGTCTGGTCGGCGGCGTCCGCCGCCCGGGCCAGGGAGGCCAGCGCAAGACTGCGCCGCAGCACCATCCCGCTGGCGCGGAACAGGCCGGCCGCCGCCTCCAGGTGCGGCAGCGCTGCCCCGACCTCGCCGCAGGCGAGCAGCACCTCGCCGTACGCCGACTCGGCGAAGCCCCGTTGCCCGGGCAGACCAACCTGATCCGCCTCGGCCATCGCCAGCCGCGCCTGCCGCTCGGCGTCAGCCACATCGCCGGCGGCGAGCGCGGCGGCGCAGAGCAGCTCGTACCACCGGGGCCGCAGGGACGCCTGGAGACGACTGAGTCTGCTGTCCCCGCCAGCGGAGAGCACCAGCTCGGTGCAGGTCGCCGGATCACCCGACAGCAGCGCCCCGGTCGCCAGCGCCGTCGCGGCGGTACGACCGCACCAGGTGGCGAGGTCGGTGGCGATTCCGACGGCGCTGCGGGCCAGCGCCACCGCCCGCTCGTCGTCCCGAAGGCCACCACGCCACGCAGTCGCCTCCGCCTCGAACGCCAGGGCGAAGCTCAGCAGGTGGTGACTGCCGATCCGTCGAGCGACGATGCCCGCCTCGGTCGCCAATCCGATGGCGGTGTTCAGCTGCCCGCACTGGTAGGCCACCTGACTACGACCGAGCAGCAACTGGCACAGTCCGTCGTCGCGGTGCGCGGCGCGGACGAGCGTCAACCCCCGGTCGAGGTGTCGCACGGCGTCGGCCTGCCGTTCGAGGTACAACTCGCTCAGGCCGAGTGCGGTGAGGCAGTCGGGGTGGTCCCGCACGTCCCGGTCGGGCAGCGAGTCGACGATCCGGGCGCCGGCATCGAGCAGACCCCGGGCGTCGTCGAGGACGCCGTCGAGCGCGGCGGCCAGACCGCGGACGGCCAGCAGGCTGGCCCGGTCCGCGTCGGAGCCGCCACGATCTCCGTTGAGGACGTCGGGCAGTTCGGTCACGGGGTGGCCGGCCAGGATGCCGGCGACGCCGATCTCAGTGGCGAGTCGGTAGCCGTCGGCGGGGCCGGCACCGGCTGGCAGGGCGGCCAACTCCCGTCGGCTGATGGCCGCCGCCTCCGCGTAGTTGCCGAGCAGACGTTCCACGCGCGCCCAGAGAGCCACCACCTGCACCCGCCGCCCCTGCGGGTCGGCGGGGAACAGCGGCACGATCTCCTGCAGCAGGGCCCTGCTCTCGGCCAGATCCCCCGCCTCCCCGGTGATCTGCGCCAGCGCGAGCGACACGTCCTGGCGACGTTGCGCCAGCCCGGCTGTGGGCCGCAGCGCACGCAGCGCCAGCCGCAGCCAACGGATGGCCAGGTCCGGCGTCTCACACCGGACCTCCTGCGCGGCCCGGCAGAGCACGTTGACGCAGCGGTCGACCCAGCCGCCGTTCGGCAGGGCGAGCAGGCGCTCCGCGTAGCGGGCCCGATCCGCAGGTGGCGCGCCCAGGTCGACAAGCGCGGTGAGCGCCCGCGCGCACGCCTGCACCTGCCACGCCGGGTCGGTGTCCTGAGCGACCGCCATCCGCAGTACCGGATGCCGGAAGGCGAACCGCCCGGTGCCGGGTACGCGGCGGATCAGGTCAAGCCGGGCCAACCGCCAACCGGCCTCGACCGCCAGTGACACCGGGACCTGCGCGACCTCGGCGAGCAGATCCGCGGTGAAGGGTGCGTCGACGATCGCCCCGGCCCGCAGGCAGGCCAGCTCGACGGGGGGCCGGTCCGCCCATTCGCGGCGCAGCACGGCCACCGCCGCGTCGGACAGCCGGGCGCCGTGTGCCTCACCGGTCGGGTCCGACCCACTCGGGGTAGGTCCGTTCGGCAGCACCGCCAGGTAACCGGGGTTGCCGCCGGTCAGGTCGTACCGGGCGCGCAGCTCCACCTGGTCGGTCTGAGGGTGCAGGAGCGCGACCTCGGCGAGGCTGAGCGGGCGAAGTTCGACCCGGTCGTGTGACGTCGGTTGCGTGTTGGTGTGCCCATCGGGCGGATCCGGTGGCCCGAACGGCATCGGGGTCGCCATCTGCCGCGGGCGGTAGACGAGCACGAGCAGCAGCGGGGCGCGCACCGGGTACCGCAGGAGGTGGGCGATCAGGCCGGTCGAGGAGGCATCCGCCCAGTGCAGGTCGTCGAGGACCAGCACGAGACCGTCCCGGGCCGCCACGCCGATCAGCCGGCGGGCCAACTGGTAGGTCCGAAACCGCCGGGCGTCCGATACCCGCGCCGGCGCCGCTGGTGCCGCGGCGACGGACTCCGCCCAGCTCTTTTCAGTGGGCCGTCCGGCACGCACCACACGCCGGGGTGTCCGCCCCTGCGTGAAGGCGTGTCGAAAGACATGAAAGGGGACTCCTCGCTCATCGGGCGAGCAGGTCCCGAAGGCCCAGGGGACGGTGGGGGCGCACCGCTCCAGGGCCTCGCGGACAAACCAGGTCTTTCCGATGCCGGGCTCCCCGACCACCTCGCACACCATTTGCCAGCCACGGTTCAGCACGGTGGCCTGGGCTCTCCCGATACGGGCCAACTGTTCTCGTCGCCCGACGAAGCGCGGGCTCGATGGTGCTCTTTCCAGCCCAGGTGTCATCACACAGACCAGACGCCTTCCGCCACACTCAAGGGGAATTGGTCGCACTATACCGGAGCGTCGCCAAGTGTCGAAACATACGTTGCGACCAATCCTCATTCAACGATTAGAGCCGAGATGCAGGTTCTTTCCGGCATCGCACCGCAACTCGCAGAAAAGGACCGGCAACCAGAATCGTGGAATGATGCCCATAAATCGGATGCCACCCCCTCGGCCTAGGCAGGCAGCAACAACCTCGAGCCGCTGCCGGGCCTGTCGGGCTACGGCCAGGGACTCGACATTCACCGGAAGGCCGCGCCTAATCTGATATCGCCACGATCATGGCCGCCTGTAGTGAATCACCCGAAGCGGCCATATCAGTACCTCAACCTCCAACTCTGACGCTCATCCCACCTCATCGAGCCGTCGGCGGTCGTTCCCACGGTGACAAATGACTGGAGTAGCACCTCGAATTGGCCGCCCGCCGCCAATCTTCAACATGCCAACAGCAACATGCATGCGACGAGCACATAAGAGGCGACCCGAGAAAGGTCAGCGGCGCATCCAGTTGACGGAAACGGGGGCGACGGAACAGGTAGCCGGCAGCCGTGGCACCTGCTGAGGGTCGGGTCGCGCTCCGGTTGACTCGTAGCCAGGAAAGCGCAACCCTGTGGAAGCGCTCCCATCGGCGAGCTCCTATGTGAAAGGAATGCTCGTGCGTCCCACCACCACAGCTCTACTCCCGGTCGTGCTCGCCACGGCCCTCGGTGGTCTGGCCCTGCCGGAACCCGCCCTGGCCGCGACCGGCCCCGCGCTGGCCGTCGACACCACCGCCGCCCGCCACCAGATCAGCCCGTACGTCTACGGCATGAACTTCGCCGACGAGGCCCTCGCCCGCGACCTGCGGCTGCCCGTGCACCGCTACGGCGGCAACGCCACCACCCGTTACAACTTCCGTGCCGACACCACCAACCGCGCGTCGGACTGGTTCTTCGAGAACATCCCCAACGACAACCCGAACCCGGACGACCTCCCCGAGGGCTCGGAGAGCGACCGGTTCGTGCAGCAGAACAAGGCCACCGGCGCCGCCACGGTCATGACGATGCCAATGCTCGGCTGGATCGCCAAGGACCGGTCGCGGGCGTGTGGCTTCAGCGTCGCCAAGTACGGCCCGCAGCAGTCCACCGACACCTGGGCACCGGACTGCGGCAACGGCGTGAAGCCGGACGGGTCACCGGTCACCGGCAACGATCCGGAGGACACCAGCGTCGCCGTCGGTCCGGAGTACGCCACGGACTTCGTCAACCACCTCAAGGGGCAGTTCGGTGCTGCCGCCGACGGCGGGGTCCAGTTCTACAACCTGGACAACGAGCCGGACCTGTGGCACGCCACCCACCGCGACGTCCGCCCCACCGGGCTGGGCTATGACGAGCTCCGCGACCGCACCTACGAGTACGCCGCCGCGATCAAGGCCGCCGACCCCGGCGCGAAGACGCTCGGTCCGGTCGGCTGGGGCCTCA contains these protein-coding regions:
- a CDS encoding AAA family ATPase → MRIGRNVCFDTWRRSGIVRPIPLECGGRRLVCVMTPGLERAPSSPRFVGRREQLARIGRAQATVLNRGWQMVCEVVGEPGIGKTWFVREALERCAPTVPWAFGTCSPDERGVPFHVFRHAFTQGRTPRRVVRAGRPTEKSWAESVAAAPAAPARVSDARRFRTYQLARRLIGVAARDGLVLVLDDLHWADASSTGLIAHLLRYPVRAPLLLVLVYRPRQMATPMPFGPPDPPDGHTNTQPTSHDRVELRPLSLAEVALLHPQTDQVELRARYDLTGGNPGYLAVLPNGPTPSGSDPTGEAHGARLSDAAVAVLRREWADRPPVELACLRAGAIVDAPFTADLLAEVAQVPVSLAVEAGWRLARLDLIRRVPGTGRFAFRHPVLRMAVAQDTDPAWQVQACARALTALVDLGAPPADRARYAERLLALPNGGWVDRCVNVLCRAAQEVRCETPDLAIRWLRLALRALRPTAGLAQRRQDVSLALAQITGEAGDLAESRALLQEIVPLFPADPQGRRVQVVALWARVERLLGNYAEAAAISRRELAALPAGAGPADGYRLATEIGVAGILAGHPVTELPDVLNGDRGGSDADRASLLAVRGLAAALDGVLDDARGLLDAGARIVDSLPDRDVRDHPDCLTALGLSELYLERQADAVRHLDRGLTLVRAAHRDDGLCQLLLGRSQVAYQCGQLNTAIGLATEAGIVARRIGSHHLLSFALAFEAEATAWRGGLRDDERAVALARSAVGIATDLATWCGRTAATALATGALLSGDPATCTELVLSAGGDSRLSRLQASLRPRWYELLCAAALAAGDVADAERQARLAMAEADQVGLPGQRGFAESAYGEVLLACGEVGAALPHLEAAAGLFRASGMVLRRSLALASLARAADAADQTAVSARARRRALELAAWCGTERVGLRLARPVGPREVAALTDREWHIARLAATGATSRLIGRQLNISPRTVEAHLTRIYRKAGVASRSGLVAWVARVDDTDR